TAGTGAGCAGAAATATTTTGTCGACCGTCCCTGTTGATTTCAGATTTGTAATAGTGGTTTTTGTATGTTCTCCTCCGCTGTAGGGAAGGAAAACTGTGATTTGTCTCTCCATGTAAATGTCTCCGTGTGTCGTTATTTTCGTTCGGTTGATGTAAAAAGAGTACCTGAAATGTCAGGTAATCTTCAATAAAAGTGTATAAAAAAGAGTAATACAAACTTACTAATTTTTTCCGAGAAGGGGAGATAATAAGGGAAATATAAATGAACAATCAGCTATTGTGGTTCAATTAAATTATGTTTAACTTCACAAACAAATAATCAAATTTCGGTGGAGGGAAATAACCAGCCTTACTGGTGACACCGGAAAAAACTAAAGATCACGGGACCATAATTTGGCGGGAGAGTGATCGGAAGGAGGCATGCCCATGAGACGGCTATATATGCTTTTAATCGTATGCTTATTTGTAACGGAGATGTCGGCGATAAATACATTGATCGCCAGAATACCTTTGCAACCCTGGGTACCTGAACGCGCTGCGTACATGAAAAATGTTACACTTGTTGTGGAGCCAAGGGGTGCATTTACGGAGCAATCGTTATACATTTACTATACGGACAACGGTCTGTTTGGTAACAACAATGTTGAGATTGTTCACCGTTTCGAGTTGCCACAAGGTGCGATAATGAAGGATCTCTGGATGTGGATGGGTAACAATGTGATGCAAGCGCTCCACATTGATACCTGGAGAGCCAGGAAACTTTACGACAGCATTATCCACATTCCGACGAACCCCGATCCGGGTTTTCTAACAAAGATTGGAGAGCAGTATGAACTCCACATCTTTCCTTTAAGGTCAGGTACGACCCGAAAAGTTAAAATCACATATCTCGTACCGCTTCAATACGCTCAAAACAAAAACATTGCAGAACTTCCCTACGGATTGTTGCGGGCTAATTCATTAGCGAGCCTTCCTTTGCACATACTCTTCCGGAGAACCGGCAGTGATACGCCTTTACCATCGATATATGAGGCGCCGGGTTCGACTTTTGTTCCGAAGGCGGATACCATGGGGTTCAGCTATTTCTACGCCTATCTTGCAAATGTGGGGAGCTACCAGTCGCTGAAAATGACTTATGATTTCCCGTTCAATTTCGGGACATATTTCAGTTCGGAGAAAAAGAAACCGGGCGAGAATTATTTTGAACTGGGTCTTTCGCTGGGTACCATATTTAATGTGGATACCTCCCGAACGCCGCAGAGGCTTATGTATGCTTTCGATGTGAGTGGTGATTTCAGCAAAAACCTTTCGACGCAGGCGACCAATTTGCGAAAGCTGATAACGGGAAGTATCAGGGATGGAGATTCGGCGCGGATCTTTATTGCCGGAGGGAACAACATTGTCGAGATAACAGACGGATGGACCCCCTATTCCGTAATAGCCGGGTGGAATCTTCAAAACATGTTCACAAACTACTTGAACAGCGGGCCCGGAATTGCAGCTCAACAGGTGAAGAAACGGAAGATTCTCTGGCTGGATAATGATGCAAGATGGACGATGGATTTCCACGGTATCAGTACGCTGGCAAATTACAAGGCTGTGAACGAATTTGGAACAGGTATTGACCAGATTACATCCAGCGACCTGGTAATGGCATATCTCCCTGTAGGTAGATTCAAGCATCAGGATACGATAGCAAGATACAAAGATACCCTTAATACGATGTTCAATCGAGGTGGCAGGTTCCTTTCCTATACCTCAAAATCAACAGTTGTCCAGGATTCCCTTCTCAAAAACTATTTCACCAGTTTGAGAGTGGATACAACCATTACGAAGTTCAATACCTGGTTCAGAAATGAAAACGGTAACCTCGGGATGGGATTCCCGTTCTCACTGGAGAGGAAGACCACCCATGTGTTGAACCACAACGATGGCAATGTGAAAGTGGAGTTGAAAAATTCACTGGACAAAATCGCCGTTCTCTCAAAAAAGGTATTAAGCGGACTTTTTGTTGTCTCGGGAATTTACGGATATGATGATGATCTCAGTCTGAAATCTCTGATAAACCCGCCATTGATGGGAATGAATGTCACAAACGGCACTTTGATGCTCCCTGACTATCTTGATTTCATCACGAACTTCAATGTTCAGGAACACCCTTCGAAGATAATAATTGCCAGCAATTCCGACAAGTATTACACAGAGGAAGAGATCAATCAGAAGGTGAATCAGTTCAATGTGATGCTTGGTGAGAAAAAACCTGCCATAAGTACGGTAAATCTGCTTGACGGTGAACCGTTTGTAATTCCACCTGTCACATACAACAGCCTGAAGACTTATTACGGAAGTGGTCTGCTCCTTTCAAAGATAGCTGAAAAGAGAGGCGGACTGCACTTCGAAAAAGCGATTTATGACTGGGATTTCATTTCCTCGGGTCTTGCCACATCGATGCCGGCTCTTGATACCCTGATCATAAATGCTTCTGCACAGTCCGGTGGTTTGATTTCCGAATTTCGCGAGATCAGGAAAAATCTTAAGAACTACTGGGCACCGTTGTTCTTCATCGGAAAGTATCAGAACACCAACACCGTAACAATAGATGTGAAAGCCAAATTCTCCGGAAATGACACACTTTACACGAAGCAGTATCCATTTACGGTGCAGTTTGATACAATAAGCAGCAGAACAATCATGCCGAGCATCCTGACAAACGAGAAGATCAACGAAATGCTTGTCAATGCGGCCTATGATACCGCTTTGATCGTTGACATGGCATTCAGCGACAGGGTACTTTGCGACTACACGGCATTTCTGGTACTCGAGCCGAACGATACTGTTCATTATCTCATTAATCCCTGGGATGAGAGCAAACTCACTGGCATTAAAGGTGAAGAGGAAATTGTCGACTCGCTTATGCTTGATGTCTGGCCGAATCCGTTCAACTCGATGTCTCTGATCAAACTTAGTCTTCCGGAACTCTCGAGCGTAACACTCAGCATTTACGATATCACAGGACAGCTTGTCAGGGATATCGCCGTTAATGAGGAAGTGAAGGGAGCAAAGAGGTATAACTGGAACGGAAAAGACAACTTTAATACCACCCTCGCCAGTGGTGTTTATCTTGTACATGCAAGAATCAAAAATCTTGGTTCGGGCAAAACAGAATTCCTGTCGAAGAAGGTAATCTACCTCCGTTAGACAAAACCGTTTTATTTTACGAACCCGGGAAGTGAAAACTCTCCCGGGTTTTTTTGTTTAAATTCCTTCCCGTGCAGCACTTCACACTTGAGAAAAACCACCCCGTGCCCCAAATTTGCATTAAAAAAAAGCGAAATATGGGCAACTACTATTCACACAACGAAATAACAGAACTTCACCTTGAGTCACTCAATTACTTTGAGGAGGCATGGAAACGGGGGAGGAGGAATGAACGATTCAAGCAGGGGATTCACTGGACACCTGAAGAACTTGACGCAATCAAGGGTGCCAACAGGCATCCTTACTCCATTTCCCTGATGAACCACAAAATCAACAATATCATTTCGACACAAAGGCAGTCGAGGAATTCGATCAAGGTCACCTCGGGCGAAGAAAATTCCTTCAGTGCGGAGATCGCCACGGCAATATTGAAAGACAAAGAGAGGAGCGAGGACCTTATGCAGCTCGAGAGTGATGTATTCGATTCAGGACTTTCGGTCTGTTTTGGGGCGGTCGAGGTTGTACCCGTCTCTCCGGGAGGCGAGATCAGGGTATCTGCAAAAAAGAGGGATTATCTCGATGTGTTTTGGGACAGCAGTGCGAAGAGTTACAATCTTGACGATGCCCTGTTTATTGCCACGGGTGAAACCTTTAGCAGGGAGAGTGTCGAGCGCAAATACGGGAGTGTTTCCTCTTCGGGTGATTCTCTTTTCACACATTCGTTTTACAGAAGTGACAGTGGTAACCTGTTCAGAGGGGGGAAGGATACAGTCAGACTCATCAACCATTATTGCAAGTCACCGGTAAGAGAGTTTGTCCTCCTTTTCAATGACTGGAGGGATCATCACCGGCTTCCGGGGGGAGTTTATGCCGGGAAGTTCACATCACGGGAGAAGGCGAACAGCCGGCTGAGAGAATTGCACATTCCGTATCTGGAGAATGATCAGGAGGTTCCGCTGCACGAGATCATGCCCGTTGAAGGAGTACAGATCACAAAATATGTTATGACGGGAGGGGAGATACTCGACATTATCGATCTTCCACTGAACAGGATACCCGTCTCTATTTACCGCCCTTTCCATTTTGAAAACAAATTCTGGACACTTGCCGATCTTCTCGTTGAGCCGCAGATATTCCTTGACAGGGTCTTTATGCAAATCGATTACAGCTTCGGCAGGGATGTGAAGAATGTTTATCAGGGGAATGTTCACGCGCTGGCAGAGTCGGAGACTCCCGAAACAGCATTAAGGAAGGCGGAAAGGACAGGGGGAATCATCTGGACAAGAACAGGTGAAGAGGTCTTCCGTCCGTTAAAGGTTTCGGGAGTTAATCCGCAGTATTTTCAGATAGCCGCGGTGATG
The nucleotide sequence above comes from Ignavibacteria bacterium. Encoded proteins:
- a CDS encoding T9SS type A sorting domain-containing protein, with amino-acid sequence MRRLYMLLIVCLFVTEMSAINTLIARIPLQPWVPERAAYMKNVTLVVEPRGAFTEQSLYIYYTDNGLFGNNNVEIVHRFELPQGAIMKDLWMWMGNNVMQALHIDTWRARKLYDSIIHIPTNPDPGFLTKIGEQYELHIFPLRSGTTRKVKITYLVPLQYAQNKNIAELPYGLLRANSLASLPLHILFRRTGSDTPLPSIYEAPGSTFVPKADTMGFSYFYAYLANVGSYQSLKMTYDFPFNFGTYFSSEKKKPGENYFELGLSLGTIFNVDTSRTPQRLMYAFDVSGDFSKNLSTQATNLRKLITGSIRDGDSARIFIAGGNNIVEITDGWTPYSVIAGWNLQNMFTNYLNSGPGIAAQQVKKRKILWLDNDARWTMDFHGISTLANYKAVNEFGTGIDQITSSDLVMAYLPVGRFKHQDTIARYKDTLNTMFNRGGRFLSYTSKSTVVQDSLLKNYFTSLRVDTTITKFNTWFRNENGNLGMGFPFSLERKTTHVLNHNDGNVKVELKNSLDKIAVLSKKVLSGLFVVSGIYGYDDDLSLKSLINPPLMGMNVTNGTLMLPDYLDFITNFNVQEHPSKIIIASNSDKYYTEEEINQKVNQFNVMLGEKKPAISTVNLLDGEPFVIPPVTYNSLKTYYGSGLLLSKIAEKRGGLHFEKAIYDWDFISSGLATSMPALDTLIINASAQSGGLISEFREIRKNLKNYWAPLFFIGKYQNTNTVTIDVKAKFSGNDTLYTKQYPFTVQFDTISSRTIMPSILTNEKINEMLVNAAYDTALIVDMAFSDRVLCDYTAFLVLEPNDTVHYLINPWDESKLTGIKGEEEIVDSLMLDVWPNPFNSMSLIKLSLPELSSVTLSIYDITGQLVRDIAVNEEVKGAKRYNWNGKDNFNTTLASGVYLVHARIKNLGSGKTEFLSKKVIYLR